A single genomic interval of Bacteroidota bacterium harbors:
- the dapB gene encoding 4-hydroxy-tetrahydrodipicolinate reductase: MKIALFGYGKMGKEIEQIALSRKNEIGLIIDLNNINSYSVAELKKCDAAIEFSTPDTAVSNIYKCFEAGVPVVVGTTGWLKQWDEVAKVCKERDQTLFWASNFSVGVNLFFKLNEYLAKLMQPHSEYNVTMEEIHHIHKKDAPSGTGITLAEGVLKNMPGKKNWVNNETNKPGELQLVSKRIDEVPGTHSIRYSSEVDYIEITHVAHSRKGFALGAVLAAEWIKGKKGIYGMNDMLKI; encoded by the coding sequence ATGAAGATCGCGCTATTCGGATACGGGAAAATGGGAAAGGAAATTGAACAGATCGCTCTTTCCAGAAAAAATGAGATCGGACTGATCATTGATCTTAATAATATTAATTCCTATTCTGTCGCTGAATTAAAAAAGTGTGATGCCGCGATTGAATTCAGCACACCCGATACAGCGGTTTCAAACATTTACAAATGCTTTGAGGCGGGAGTACCCGTAGTAGTAGGTACAACAGGCTGGCTGAAACAATGGGATGAGGTTGCAAAAGTTTGTAAAGAAAGAGATCAGACCTTGTTTTGGGCATCAAACTTCAGCGTTGGGGTTAACTTATTTTTTAAACTGAATGAATATTTGGCCAAACTAATGCAGCCGCACAGCGAATACAATGTTACAATGGAAGAGATCCACCATATACATAAAAAAGATGCCCCAAGCGGAACCGGCATCACTTTAGCAGAAGGCGTATTGAAGAACATGCCAGGCAAAAAAAACTGGGTGAATAATGAAACAAATAAACCCGGAGAATTACAATTGGTTTCCAAACGAATTGATGAAGTACCGGGCACACATTCCATCCGTTATTCATCGGAAGTGGATTATATTGAAATAACCCATGTAGCACATAGCCGCAAAGGTTTTGCCCTGGGCGCTGTACTTGCCGCCGAATGGATAAAAGGCAAAAAAGGTATTTACGGAATGAATGATATGTTGAAGATATGA
- a CDS encoding ParB/RepB/Spo0J family partition protein, translated as MSTNKRNALGKGLSALLENANTDITSSSKTPEGNTPVAGSIAEIPLAQIEANPFQPRTKFEKEALAELAESISSLGIIQPVTVRKVGYDKYQLISGERRFKASQVAGLKSIPAYIRIANDEAMLEMALVENIQRENLDAIEIAISYKRLMDECGLTQENLSQKVGKQRSTIANYLRLLKLPAEVQLGIRDNKINMGHARAIVNIDKAETLIEIYNRIISEDLSVREVEDLARWQNKKPESLRRSKRSAAFPLPEKLKKVNESIKITFGKKAELRRQNSGKGKIVIPFASDADLERILTLLDIL; from the coding sequence ATGAGCACTAATAAACGTAACGCGTTGGGTAAAGGTCTGAGCGCGTTATTGGAGAACGCCAATACCGATATTACATCATCATCAAAAACGCCAGAAGGCAATACCCCTGTCGCGGGTTCTATTGCGGAGATACCTCTTGCCCAAATTGAAGCAAACCCTTTCCAACCCCGCACCAAATTTGAAAAAGAAGCATTGGCTGAATTGGCCGAATCAATAAGTTCATTGGGGATCATCCAACCGGTAACGGTTCGCAAAGTGGGGTATGACAAATACCAGCTTATTTCCGGGGAGCGCCGTTTCAAAGCCTCTCAGGTAGCCGGATTAAAGAGCATTCCCGCTTATATTCGCATAGCGAACGATGAAGCCATGCTCGAAATGGCCCTTGTAGAAAACATTCAGCGCGAAAACCTTGATGCCATTGAGATTGCGATCAGCTATAAACGTTTAATGGATGAATGCGGACTTACACAGGAAAATCTGAGTCAGAAAGTAGGTAAACAACGTTCAACCATTGCCAATTATCTGCGCCTGTTAAAGCTTCCGGCTGAAGTGCAATTGGGTATACGTGACAACAAGATCAATATGGGCCACGCCCGCGCTATTGTGAACATTGATAAAGCTGAAACCCTGATTGAAATATACAACCGAATAATCAGCGAAGATCTTTCTGTCCGTGAAGTTGAAGACCTTGCCCGCTGGCAGAATAAAAAGCCGGAATCATTAAGACGATCTAAAAGATCCGCGGCCTTCCCCCTGCCCGAAAAACTTAAAAAAGTAAATGAAAGTATTAAGATCACTTTCGGAAAGAAAGCGGAACTGCGCAGGCAAAACAGCGGAAAAGGAAAGATCGTGATCCCCTTTGCATCTGATGCTGACCTCGAAAGAATACTAACCCTGCTTGATATTCTTTAA
- a CDS encoding ParA family protein, giving the protein MGKIIAIANQKGGVGKTTTAINLAASLAVLEYKTLLVDADPQANSTSGVGFEPRNVKASIYECIIDEIDPANVILNTSTPNMDLLPAHIDLVGAEIEMINLPSREKKMRQALAKIKDDYDFIILDCSPSLGLITVNSLTAADSVIIPVQCEYFALEGLGKLLNTIKIVQSRLNSELSIEGILLTMYDIRLRLANQVVEEVKTHFQNMVFDTIIQRSTKLGEAPSHGETIIMHDASSKGAVNYLNLAREILQKNGLTKLSESEKIINITEEN; this is encoded by the coding sequence ATGGGAAAAATAATCGCAATAGCCAATCAAAAAGGCGGGGTGGGAAAAACAACAACTGCCATTAACCTGGCAGCGAGTTTAGCTGTGCTGGAATACAAAACCTTATTGGTTGATGCCGACCCGCAGGCTAACTCTACATCGGGTGTGGGCTTTGAACCACGCAACGTGAAAGCGAGCATATACGAATGTATTATTGATGAAATCGATCCGGCCAATGTTATTTTAAACACCTCTACACCCAATATGGATCTGCTTCCTGCCCATATTGACCTTGTAGGCGCTGAAATCGAAATGATCAATCTGCCAAGCCGCGAGAAAAAAATGCGCCAGGCATTGGCTAAAATAAAAGATGATTACGACTTTATTATTCTGGACTGCTCACCATCCCTTGGACTTATCACAGTTAACTCATTAACAGCGGCCGATTCGGTAATTATTCCTGTACAATGTGAGTATTTCGCCTTAGAAGGCCTGGGCAAACTGCTCAATACTATTAAAATTGTTCAATCCCGTCTCAACTCCGAACTTTCCATTGAAGGTATTTTATTAACCATGTACGATATTCGCCTGCGCCTTGCCAACCAGGTTGTGGAAGAAGTAAAAACACATTTCCAGAATATGGTATTCGATACCATCATTCAGCGCAGTACTAAATTAGGCGAAGCTCCAAGCCATGGCGAAACCATTATTATGCACGATGCCAGCAGCAAAGGTGCTGTTAACTACCTGAACCTTGCCCGTGAAATACTCCAAAAAAATGGCCTCACAAAACTTTCGGAGTCGGAAAAAATCATTAATATTACTGAGGAGAACTAA
- a CDS encoding metal-dependent hydrolase, whose protein sequence is MQVTYYGHSCFSVTVNGKHLLFDPFIRPNELAKNIDIKKIKADYILISHGHEDHTADAVELAKLTGAITISNYEIYNWLLKQGIKGCHPMNTGGKWMFDFGKVKCVAAEHSSSLPDGTYGGNPLGFIIESSEGNFYYSGDTALTYDMKLIGEYRKLDFAFLPIGDNFTMGIENAILASTFINCPDIIGMHYDTFGFIKIDHQEAINKFQRAGKKLTLLRIGETINYEFKTTLSKA, encoded by the coding sequence ATGCAGGTAACTTATTACGGACATTCATGTTTCAGCGTCACAGTAAATGGAAAACATTTATTGTTCGACCCCTTCATCCGCCCGAATGAATTGGCTAAAAATATTGATATTAAAAAGATTAAGGCCGACTATATTCTGATCTCTCACGGGCATGAAGACCATACCGCAGATGCGGTAGAATTAGCCAAACTAACAGGAGCTATAACTATCTCAAATTATGAGATTTACAACTGGCTATTGAAACAAGGAATTAAGGGTTGCCATCCGATGAATACGGGCGGCAAATGGATGTTTGATTTTGGTAAAGTTAAATGTGTAGCGGCCGAACATTCAAGCAGCTTACCCGACGGAACTTATGGAGGAAACCCATTGGGCTTTATAATCGAATCAAGCGAAGGCAATTTTTATTATTCCGGTGACACAGCTCTTACGTACGACATGAAATTGATCGGGGAATACAGGAAACTTGATTTCGCATTCTTACCCATCGGCGATAATTTCACAATGGGTATTGAGAATGCTATTCTTGCAAGCACTTTTATCAATTGTCCGGATATTATTGGTATGCACTACGACACGTTTGGCTTTATTAAGATAGATCACCAAGAAGCTATAAACAAGTTTCAACGGGCAGGAAAAAAATTAACACTGCTCAGGATCGGTGAAACCATTAATTACGAATTCAAAACAACATTGAGCAAGGCATAG